GAAAGGTCTGTCACAGGTGTGGGTTCGATAATGAGTGTCCCGATTTcctttaagattaaatttttttccgcaTACCTCACATTCATAAGGTGTTTCGCCAGTGTGGATTCTGAAATGTCTGTCGCGATGTGATTTCCGAGAAAATGGTTTCTCACATACATCGCACTTGTAGGGTTTGTCGCCAATGTGGGTTAAATAATGTCTGTagagattatatttataattgaattcctTAGAACATAAACTACAAGAAAATTTCTTCTCGTGAGGACTCATTCCCGAAGGTCCAGCCACGGCATTGTCATCTTCCTTGAAAGGGATAGGGTCCTTCACGTATGTAGCCATTTTCTTGTTCTTATTGTGACCTTGAGAGTGCACTTCCAGTGATATATGTTCATTAGTCTCACCCTCTGACACTTGCCTCTTGCCATTTTCCGGTTCTTCACTTCCTGATGGGAGATCTGGATTCGCTATCAAATTTGCtgttccagaattttttttacaatctgaAATTGCTTTGTTGATAACACATTCTAGAgagtatatgaaattatttttatcgttctTTAAAGATTGCCATTTGCTATTTTCCAGTCGCATTTGACTTTCTACATCAGTTGTTGCACGAATCTGGTTTGAAAAACCATCCGATTCTACTGGCTCTTATGGT
The Argiope bruennichi chromosome 6, qqArgBrue1.1, whole genome shotgun sequence DNA segment above includes these coding regions:
- the LOC129972043 gene encoding zinc finger protein 600-like; amino-acid sequence: MRLENSKWQSLKNDKNNFIYSLECVINKAISDCKKNSGTANLIANPDLPSGSEEPENGKRQVSEGETNEHISLEVHSQGHNKNKKMATYVKDPIPFKEDDNAVAGPSGMSPHEKKFSCSLCSKEFNYKYNLYRHYLTHIGDKPYKCDVCEKPFSRKSHRDRHFRIHTGETPYECEVCGKKFNLKGNRDTHYRTHTCDRPFVCDVCNKGFIRKDHLIRHNNTKHTAERNAF